The genome window CTGCGCGCGCGACTCGCGGGTCGGGTGCTGGAGGTGCCCGCGGTGACGAAGCTCTTCTTGAGCACGCACCTGCCCTCGGTGGCGGGTGGGCCCGCGGACCCGGCGACGTGGGACCGGTGGTTCGGTGAGCTGGAGGCGTTCGCGGAGGGCGACGGCGAGTCGAAGGCGCGCGAGCGCAAGTCGCTGGCGCTGCATCCATCACTCGCGGCGCTCTACCGCGAGGTGCGCGGGCTGCGTGAGTCGGGGCGCGCGAAGCCGGAGCGACTGGCGCAGATCGCCGCCGCCGCGACGGACTTCCAGGATGACTGGCTCCTGCGCGCCGAGGTCGAGGAGCTGAAGGCCCGCGCCTGAGCCGAGACGGGGCCGCAGGTGTGCAGGCGGTCTCGATGGAACCTCCAGGCTGGATGGCTCCTGTGCGCCGAAGTCGAGGCGCTCGGGGCTCTCGCCCGAGCCGTGACGGGGCCGCGTGTGCTGGCGGTTTCGATGGAACCTCCGGGCTGAATGGCTTCTGCGCGCCGCAGTCGAGGCGCTCAAGGCACTGCCCGAGTCGTGACGGGGCCGCCGGTGGACGCTGTCTCGGCGGACCTCCCGCACGACATGTAGGGTTCGCGCGACGTGGAGTCTCGTGGAAGGCGCGAGCCCCACGTCGCAGGTCCCCTGTTGGAGGACGGTCCCGTGGGTCAGCGCGGACAGACGGCTCGACTCGGGCAGGCGGCAAGTTTCTGGCCGCGCTCATCCCGTCGAGCGTTCGCTATCTCGCGCGGCGCGGGACGGATTGAACGAGTTGAACGGAGAGGTTCACTCGTCGGCGTTCGGTGGGCGCCGGGCATTTCGCCGAGTTCGTTCACTCAGCCCCGCACCGGAGCGGGCTCCGTGCGTTCCACGACAGTGGAAATCGCGCCCACATCGCGGCTTGTCCGGCGGCCACGGACGTCCACTTTCGATCAGCACGGCCTTGGGATTGAATGAGTTGATCATCCGCGCATCCGGGAGCACATGAAGTCGCCCGCACCGGAGAGCAGGGCCACGACAGGCGAGCGCGCTCTCGCGCATCACCCGGGGCACTCCCCAAAAACGACGCGGGCCCGGCCACACGCGAAGCGCATGGTCAGGCCCGTCGTTGAACGCTGCTTCGTCACACCCGCGAGCGCGGGCTGAGGCTCACTTCTCCTTCGAGGCGATCTTGCGCAGGGCCTTCTGGTCGCGCACGCAGAGGATGCGGCCGACGTTGCCGAGCACGCCCTCGCGCTTCATCTCGTTGATGAGCGTGGACACGAACGAGCGCGAGGCGCCCACCAGGTCCGCCAGGTCCTGCTGCGTGATTCCGCGCAGGTCCGTCTCACCGCCGTGGGGGCAGCGCTCACCGTGCGCCTCCACCAGCGTCAGCAGGGTGTCCGCCAGACGCGCCGGGACCTCCTTGAAGGTCAGGCCCAGCACGCGCTTGCGCAGGGCACGCACGCGCTCGGCGTAGGCGCGCACCACGTCCACCGCCAGGGCCGGACGCGCCTCGAGCTGCGCGCGGAAGTCACGACCCTCGATGCTCCACACCTCGGCCTCACCCGCCGCGATGGCCATCTCCTCGATGGGCGTCCCCTCGGGGCGGAACAGCTCGCCGAACAGGTCGCCCGGGCGGAGGATGGACACCACCGAGCGGGTGCCATTCTTCCCGATGCGCATCAGGCGCACGCGGCCGGACTTGAGCAGATAGACGCGGTCCGTGTTGTCGCCGGGGCGGTAGATGGTGGAGTTGTGCGGGAAGGACTCGACCTTGAAGTACCCCTTGAAGTCGATCGCCTCCTGCCCCGGAACCAGCTTGTTCGCGGTGACCATCATCCCGGAGCTGGTCGCCTGGAGCGGCGCCACGACGTTGGAACCGATAGGGCCGAGGGGGCGATTGAAACCGTGCATGGCATTCACTCCGTGGAAGGCAGTCGGGGGTAGAAGCGGCCGCCTGCTTCGGCGGCAACGGGGCTTTCCAGTTCCAAGGAACGTGCCAGCGGGGAATGAAGTGCTCCAGGGGGAACACATCCAAGAATGCCGGGTACTTAGCGCTAGAGGTCCGTAGCACCCAGCCTCCTGTGTCCAAAACCTGAAACAGAACGTTCAAACAGTCTGATCAAGTTGAACGAAACGTTAAAACCTCCGGAGCCTCTGTCGCGGCCCGGACAGTGTTCACGGGTCGTCTTTCACGGGGAACCCCGGCCCTGAAGGGTTCTGTCCCTGTGAAAGATTGTACTTCTGCAGTTTGCGCTCGAGGGTCGGGCGACTGATTCCAAGAATCTGGCAGGTGCGACCCTTGTGCCCCTTGGTGACGGCCATCGCACGGGCGATCAGCATCCGCTCCGCCTCGTCGAGCGTCGGAATCTGACTGGCGTCGTCCACCGCGGGCGCGGTGAACATGAGGCTGTTGCTCGGGGGCCGCCCGCTGTCCGGTGAGGGCTGGGTGTCGAGTGCCGGCAGATCATCCCCGCGGAGCACATCCCCTGGCGCGAGGACGACAGCGCGCGTGAGCACGTTCTCCAGCTCGCGCACGTTGCCCCGCCACGGCAGCCGGGTGAGGCGCTCCATGACCTCGGTGGGCACGCGCGTGACGCGTTTGTGGACCTTCTCGTTGATGCGCTCGAGCAGGTGCTTGACGAGCAGCGGGATGTCCTCGCGCCGCTCGCGCAGCGGG of Myxococcus fulvus contains these proteins:
- the mrpC gene encoding Crp/Fnr family transcriptional regulator MrpC is translated as MHGFNRPLGPIGSNVVAPLQATSSGMMVTANKLVPGQEAIDFKGYFKVESFPHNSTIYRPGDNTDRVYLLKSGRVRLMRIGKNGTRSVVSILRPGDLFGELFRPEGTPIEEMAIAAGEAEVWSIEGRDFRAQLEARPALAVDVVRAYAERVRALRKRVLGLTFKEVPARLADTLLTLVEAHGERCPHGGETDLRGITQQDLADLVGASRSFVSTLINEMKREGVLGNVGRILCVRDQKALRKIASKEK